A genomic window from Trueperella bialowiezensis includes:
- a CDS encoding peptidoglycan bridge formation glycyltransferase FemA/FemB family protein produces MTLTFRTLSPEEFSQFTETSELRRFQTQSVEFFRAYQNLGREVELVGLVDDDGDVFTCHGVALVLFTPWRKVFQVARIPFGPILDWCDDAVARAFLTGLVAHLKKHSRVISLTFNPILARNFYDVGSRVPTSSNEVADSFERIMVELGARREEKEFYEDPAVSVRFIYTKNISGLTFDEALPTLAKGLRRRFRHEGRYGVETVMEGPDKWEVFERLHELTVARTGMTAYSQRMHESYREFLRQFGEENAALGIAYLRPGHYIEQLSAERAQLEKRQEELLTRKATKNRDRELGEIAQRFAHIDTQLEAARSTLAEYGEEIPINCAVGFYVDHELVLMIGAMDKRFQDYLRDYPVERAFFKEACDRGMDIYNTFGISGIWDSSAPDAPVLQFKELLNGNVEEFVGTYHLAVRPRLAALAGCR; encoded by the coding sequence ATGACTTTGACGTTCCGCACTCTCTCACCCGAAGAGTTTTCGCAGTTTACCGAGACTTCCGAGCTCCGGCGTTTCCAAACCCAATCCGTTGAGTTCTTCCGCGCTTACCAGAATCTTGGGCGTGAGGTGGAACTTGTAGGGCTTGTCGATGATGACGGTGACGTGTTCACGTGTCACGGCGTGGCACTCGTGCTGTTTACACCGTGGCGTAAGGTGTTTCAGGTCGCGCGTATTCCGTTCGGTCCAATTCTAGACTGGTGCGACGACGCCGTCGCGCGCGCTTTCCTCACCGGTCTAGTCGCTCATCTTAAGAAGCATAGTAGGGTCATTAGTCTTACGTTCAATCCGATTTTGGCGCGGAATTTTTATGACGTTGGCTCGCGAGTTCCGACGTCATCGAACGAGGTGGCTGACAGCTTCGAAAGAATAATGGTTGAATTGGGAGCGCGCCGGGAAGAGAAAGAGTTCTATGAAGATCCTGCGGTGAGTGTGCGTTTCATCTACACAAAGAATATTTCTGGGCTGACTTTTGACGAGGCGCTTCCGACGCTCGCGAAAGGGCTACGGCGTCGTTTCCGGCACGAAGGCCGCTACGGCGTGGAAACCGTAATGGAAGGCCCGGACAAGTGGGAGGTATTTGAACGCCTGCACGAGCTCACTGTGGCACGAACAGGAATGACGGCCTATTCACAGCGGATGCATGAGTCGTATCGGGAGTTTTTGCGTCAGTTCGGTGAAGAAAACGCCGCTTTGGGAATCGCGTATTTGCGTCCGGGCCACTACATCGAGCAGCTGAGTGCTGAGCGTGCTCAATTGGAAAAACGGCAAGAAGAGCTACTTACTCGCAAGGCTACAAAGAATCGGGATCGGGAGCTCGGTGAGATTGCTCAGCGCTTCGCACACATTGACACGCAACTGGAGGCAGCCCGTAGCACGCTCGCGGAGTATGGCGAGGAGATCCCGATCAATTGTGCCGTAGGTTTTTACGTGGACCATGAATTGGTGCTCATGATCGGAGCGATGGACAAGCGTTTCCAGGACTACCTACGCGACTATCCGGTGGAGCGCGCATTCTTCAAAGAGGCATGCGACCGCGGCATGGATATTTACAACACGTTCGGGATCTCCGGAATTTGGGATAGTTCAGCGCCGGACGCACCCGTCTTGCAGTTCAAGGAGTTGTTGAACGGTAACGTCGAAGAGTTTGTGGGCACCTATCATTTGGCAGTCCGCCCACGGCTGGCGGCTCTCGCCGGTTGCCGTTAA
- the proC gene encoding pyrroline-5-carboxylate reductase: MLGFLGIGNMNSAIARGVLRGGVDPDRVVVTDVDADFGKERANELGVRFVAGNKAFAESVDDGGIIVVGVKPHQIAPVLNEISGACAGKTVVSIAAGVPLSTLEDALPEGTAAVRVMPNVNAQIGAGMSALCANSATSSEQLAAVREVFDAVGLTTVLAEKDMAAFSAIASASPAWTYTYIDALARGALAEGITLPEARRIAAQAVLGSAQLVLDSLGTHTPAELRDQVTSPGGTTIAGLIAMEDAGFTPAVVAGVKAAVARDHEVANS; this comes from the coding sequence ATGCTTGGTTTTCTTGGAATTGGAAACATGAACAGTGCGATCGCGCGCGGAGTGTTGCGCGGGGGCGTGGATCCTGACCGCGTGGTGGTCACGGATGTCGACGCCGACTTCGGCAAGGAGCGCGCCAACGAGCTTGGTGTGCGATTCGTCGCGGGCAACAAGGCCTTCGCCGAGTCGGTTGACGACGGCGGGATCATCGTCGTCGGGGTGAAGCCCCATCAGATCGCACCGGTGCTCAACGAAATCTCTGGGGCGTGCGCGGGCAAGACTGTCGTGTCTATCGCCGCTGGAGTCCCGCTTTCCACCCTCGAGGACGCGCTACCGGAGGGCACGGCCGCTGTTCGAGTGATGCCAAACGTCAACGCGCAGATCGGCGCGGGCATGAGCGCTCTATGTGCAAACTCGGCCACGAGCTCCGAACAGCTGGCCGCCGTACGAGAGGTGTTCGATGCCGTCGGGCTCACCACCGTACTCGCGGAAAAGGACATGGCGGCTTTCTCCGCTATCGCGAGCGCCTCGCCCGCGTGGACGTACACGTATATCGACGCCCTGGCACGCGGGGCCCTCGCCGAGGGAATTACGCTTCCCGAGGCGCGCCGGATTGCCGCGCAGGCCGTGTTGGGCAGCGCGCAGCTCGTGCTCGATTCGCTGGGCACGCACACGCCGGCTGAGCTGCGTGATCAGGTGACCTCCCCGGGCGGCACCACGATCGCAGGGCTCATCGCGATGGAGGACGCCGGTTTCACGCCTGCCGTGGTAGCCGGGGTCAAGGCGGCGGTTGCGCGCGACCACGAGGTCGCAAACTCCTGA